Genomic window (Abditibacteriaceae bacterium):
GCCCAATGGTCCTTGGGGGATTCGCGAGCGATACGTTCCAAGGCGTATACACCGCCTAGAAATGAAACCGTATCAATCTTATTGTCGTTGCGTTTTGCCAATAAATCGATAGCTTTACTATATCTCTCTGCCAATTTTCCATCGCGTGTAGCCTCCAAGTTTCCCTGTGAGATGAGAAGATTTTCAGCAGACGTTCTTTCTGTGACCTCGGAGTTGGTACGGGCTATCTCAGCGTTTTTTCGCGCTACTTCCACATTATCCTCTGCCACTCTCACGTTTCGTGCTGTCCAATATAGGCCAATACCTACAACTACTGCGGCCACAAATTGCCCAATAGCTTTCCACGATTCGATAATTACACCGATTCTTTTATCTTCAGGCTCTACGACAGAGGACGACAATGAGAAGAACTGAAGAAATGCGTACGCACCGGTAAGAATGATTAAAACTAATCCGAGCCAAAGTATAGCGGGGCGATATTTGAAATCAACAAATTTCATGAGGGGCGAACCAGACGATCAATTTCAAAGAAGACGTTGGCACATTGATAAACCAACCGACGCGAATCTTCCCACGTTAAAGGCGGGCCTTCGTTTTGTGCGGCATGTTCGTGTTTTTGAATAAGATCGACCAAAGCGCTCCAGTATGATAGCAGTGCATCTACCCACGCTGTATCACGGCTTCCTAATACTTTTCTTCGATGGCTGACAACGGCACGCACTCGATTTTTTACTTTGGCTATATCCTTGTCTACGTCACCGGGGGCATGTTGGTTCACCAGTTCGGTTGCGAATTCTTGCGAGGCTTCACGACAGAGATGGCCAATGACAGCAGTCCCTTCTGACGTTTCTCTGTCCCATAAACGAAAATAAGCCTCTCGCCATTTACTTGAAGATTTTGGATGTCGAAGCTCGAAATCTGCTGTAGTCAATGTTCCAACAATGTTAGCTTCGATGCTTTTGGCAACATCCTTTTGATCTTTCTTTCTCTCTACGTAATATTTTTGCGCAGTGGGAGTCAAATAGAAATGCGTATCACTAGTGAAAGCCACCATCCCAGACCATTTCAAGGTTTCCAAGTCGCCGCGAAAAATGTCCAGTCCTCCCTTGCCAAAAGCAGGATGGTCAATTGCGCTCCTGCCAAAAGTTTGTGCAAAAACGAATGGCTGGCGTTGTGCGCTTGGCAATGAACGATCTGCTTCGACTAACTGAAAAAGAAGGTCCTCCTGAGCGGGTTCAAGTTGAAGTGCTGTGAACATGGAGTTATTTGTCATGCGTTGAATCTGACCTGCTGCTTGGAATCCTAATTAGGGCCGTTGGATTTTTGCGTGTTTAATTATAGCGTGACATTTGTCAATTGTTCTTGGAGCAACGCTCTTCCTTGTTGAATAGCAGAAATGCAGCATATTTGACTTTTCTGCACACATATTTAGCTGCGCGCGACAGCAGAACGACTGAGTGCAGCGGCCCGGGGCAGGGAAGTGAGGTACGAACGAGGCTGTAAACGGTCGAGTCCAGCACCTTGCTCGCCTGCTGGAAACCATATGGCGGTCTATTCGCCTTATGATTTGGATAACCAATCCAGAACTTCAGTATTGGTCGGAGATTCTTCCTTGATTTTGGCTGCCTCTTGTGGGATAGGAGAGGACGGGTTCAGGTGTAGATTTTCCAACTTAGAAGTATTACCGAGTATATGAGATACCAGAGCGGCTGAGAGTTTGGTTATATTTTCTTGGCGTGACAAGACCGCTGTAATTAGCACAATGTCGTTTCCATTTATTAACATTCTTCCATCTTGCTTACTTTGCTCATTGTACTTGTCCAAAAACGTGGAAAAATCAAACCCTGCACTTAAGCTCTTGAAATTTATAATATTGATTTGTAATTCGTGTAAACCATTCAAAAATGGTGTTTTCTCATATTGACCCTGCGAGAAGTTATAGCGTAGGTATTTCCCTGATGCGATAGCGTAGTCTAAGAATTGAGTGGACAATTTACCGTACGCACTCTGCCAATAAAAGGCAGCCATTATTAACCTCTTTACGTACTTAGCCTCAAGGCTAAATTGTCTGTCTGAATTTAACGTCACATTTTTCTTGAAATTTCTAAAAAACAGGCATGGATCAAATACTCCATCCTTGCCCTTACCCAGCAGATAACGAAGGTTATATAAGAACTCGAACTTGAGATTCTCATTTAAAGCAGCAAGTTCAAATCCTTTATCTGCCTCCAATGCACGTCGCATACTGTTGGATGCAGGCACAATATCCTCGCCCGTCCTCACAAAAGTAGTGAATTCCGTGTAAGCCTTCTCTGTTTTTATGTTGATAAGTTTGTTCTGTCCATCAAATATCCCTTTGACAATGATTAATTGACGCTTGGTTTCGTGGACATGAGGACTTGGCAGGATGGTTATAATCTGTATGATTTTGCCATCTAAATTGATCTGCTCACAAAGTAAATCTGAAATTGGTGGCTCGCAAGCACTATTAACTTTTGCCATCACCTGTTGCGATGAAAGTTGTATATGATTGGTGTCAAAAAGTTCTCTCGTGCCATCGGTTCTAACATTATCGCCCGCCCCAATAATAAGTCGTCCAACTTGATGTGCTGTGCCAATATTCCCGTTTGTGAGAGCGATTACGTCTTTTACTAATTCATCCCACTGACCGTTTATGTAGGAAGTCCATAGTTGCTTGTCGATTCCGGCAGGCGGCACCCTATTTAAGGCATATTGACGCTTGAAATCAAGCTTTACACCCTCAGGCTGTTGCAAAATTGTTTCAAGTTCATTACTGTCCATACCTCCGATTATAGCATCGAAGCCTGTAGGCTTTTTTGGTTAATTGCATCCAAGCTGCGCGTAGCGAGCAAACTCAGAACTATACAGCGTTTTTCCTAACAAACCGGCGCATGAGCGCCTAAACCGGCAAGATTTACATCCCATTTCTTGTGCCCCATTGCAGGAACCGTGGCGTTGAGTGGGCGCGTCAAATTGCACGACCTTTGATTCCCTGCAGGTGTCTTAGGACACCGTACTTTGAAAGGTGTAGAGAACAATG
Coding sequences:
- a CDS encoding RNA-binding domain-containing protein, which encodes MDSNELETILQQPEGVKLDFKRQYALNRVPPAGIDKQLWTSYINGQWDELVKDVIALTNGNIGTAHQVGRLIIGAGDNVRTDGTRELFDTNHIQLSSQQVMAKVNSACEPPISDLLCEQINLDGKIIQIITILPSPHVHETKRQLIIVKGIFDGQNKLINIKTEKAYTEFTTFVRTGEDIVPASNSMRRALEADKGFELAALNENLKFEFLYNLRYLLGKGKDGVFDPCLFFRNFKKNVTLNSDRQFSLEAKYVKRLIMAAFYWQSAYGKLSTQFLDYAIASGKYLRYNFSQGQYEKTPFLNGLHELQINIINFKSLSAGFDFSTFLDKYNEQSKQDGRMLINGNDIVLITAVLSRQENITKLSAALVSHILGNTSKLENLHLNPSSPIPQEAAKIKEESPTNTEVLDWLSKS